The following coding sequences lie in one Natrarchaeobius halalkaliphilus genomic window:
- a CDS encoding DUF6517 family protein gives MPFARRSILAAGATGTLAVTAGCLDFVLGDGPLEFEAGRVAPSESALSETGYNEAEVDEETIEETVEVGGLEREVRATLWLSTYTKTRTIEGIEHDANSFVAVSVPGMEVMGRSFNPLEDMSNEELLEEFVGQANVDVDDIQHKDSFSLETLGEGRDVDRFTGETREGGETIAVELALTSFRHNDDSIVLLGTHPELLAEESANVELLMESAEHPV, from the coding sequence ATGCCATTCGCTCGACGATCGATACTTGCCGCTGGAGCGACTGGAACGCTCGCGGTAACGGCCGGCTGTCTGGATTTCGTTCTCGGAGACGGCCCCCTCGAGTTCGAGGCCGGACGCGTCGCTCCCAGTGAGTCTGCGCTTTCGGAGACGGGATACAACGAAGCCGAGGTCGACGAGGAAACGATCGAGGAAACGGTCGAAGTCGGCGGCCTCGAGCGTGAGGTCCGGGCGACGCTGTGGCTTTCGACGTACACGAAAACGCGTACGATCGAGGGCATCGAACACGATGCGAACTCCTTCGTGGCCGTCTCAGTTCCCGGAATGGAGGTGATGGGACGATCGTTCAACCCGCTCGAGGATATGAGCAACGAGGAGTTGCTCGAGGAGTTCGTCGGTCAGGCGAACGTCGACGTCGACGACATCCAGCACAAGGACTCGTTTTCGCTCGAAACCCTGGGCGAAGGTCGTGACGTAGATCGGTTCACCGGGGAGACTCGGGAGGGCGGAGAAACGATCGCGGTCGAACTCGCACTGACGTCGTTCCGCCACAATGACGACTCGATCGTCTTGCTTGGTACCCACCCGGAACTGCTCGCCGAGGAGTCAGCAAACGTCGAGCTACTGATGGAGTCCGCCGAGCACCCGGTCTGA
- a CDS encoding pyridoxal phosphate-dependent aminotransferase yields the protein MTEFSHRVEQVSISGIRKVFEAAGEDAINLGIGQPDFPTPEHACQGAIDAIENGRTDAYTSNKGTHSLREAIATKYDREYGLEIDPEDAIATSGGSEALHLVLEAHVDPGQEVIFPDPGFVSYDALTRIADGTPKPVSLREDLTLDPAAVEAAITDETAVFVVNSPANPTGAVQSEADMREFARIADEYDVLCLSDEVYEHIVFEGDHRSPLEFSRTDNVVVVSACSKTYSMTGWRLGWVVGSTRRIERMLRVHQYAQACASAPAQYAAEAALTGPQEPVDEMVAAFERRRDVVLDGLEDAGLEVPTPQGAFYVMPKVPEGWCEEVLDRDVIVVPGDAFGANGEGYARISYATGIAELKGALEIIDDATAAVK from the coding sequence ATGACGGAGTTTTCCCACCGCGTCGAGCAGGTTTCGATCAGCGGCATTCGTAAAGTGTTCGAAGCCGCCGGCGAGGACGCGATCAACCTCGGGATCGGACAACCGGATTTCCCGACGCCCGAACACGCTTGCCAGGGAGCGATCGACGCGATCGAGAACGGTCGAACTGACGCCTACACGTCAAATAAAGGAACGCACAGCCTTCGGGAGGCGATTGCGACCAAGTACGACCGCGAGTATGGACTCGAGATCGACCCCGAAGACGCGATCGCCACGTCGGGTGGAAGCGAGGCGTTACACCTCGTTCTCGAGGCCCACGTCGATCCGGGACAGGAGGTGATATTTCCCGATCCAGGGTTCGTCTCCTACGACGCGCTGACGAGAATTGCCGACGGTACGCCGAAGCCGGTGTCGCTCCGGGAGGATCTCACGCTAGATCCGGCGGCGGTCGAAGCGGCGATCACGGACGAAACCGCCGTCTTCGTGGTCAACAGTCCCGCGAACCCGACGGGCGCGGTCCAGAGCGAGGCGGACATGCGGGAATTCGCCCGCATCGCGGACGAGTACGACGTACTCTGTCTCTCCGATGAGGTCTACGAACACATCGTCTTCGAGGGCGACCACCGCTCCCCGCTCGAGTTCTCCCGAACCGACAACGTGGTCGTCGTCAGCGCCTGCTCGAAGACCTACTCGATGACCGGCTGGCGACTCGGCTGGGTCGTCGGCTCCACCCGTCGAATCGAACGCATGCTTCGGGTCCACCAGTACGCTCAAGCGTGTGCCTCCGCACCCGCACAGTACGCCGCCGAAGCGGCGCTCACTGGACCGCAAGAGCCGGTCGACGAGATGGTCGCCGCCTTCGAGCGTCGGCGCGATGTCGTTCTCGACGGACTCGAGGACGCCGGACTCGAGGTGCCGACGCCACAGGGTGCGTTCTACGTCATGCCGAAGGTTCCGGAGGGATGGTGTGAGGAGGTACTCGACCGCGACGTGATCGTCGTCCCCGGAGACGCCTTCGGAGCCAACGGCGAGGGATACGCCCGAATCTCGTACGCGACCGGTATCGCGGAGCTGAAAGGCGCACTCGAGATCATCGACGACGCGACAGCAGCTGTCAAGTAA
- a CDS encoding NADPH:quinone reductase — MRAVHLHEQGDPDVLQVENIDRPEPADDEILVEVAAAGVNPVDTYFRDGSYEPAEVPFTPGVDLAGVVAETGESVTEFDDGDRVYGTGIGNGTFQGAYAEYATVPVDRVVSLPDGVDLVDAGAAGVAAVTAWRALIDHGDLEPAEYCLVHGGSGGVGHAAVQIGAAVSARVITTAAPEYHDELRNLGATAVLDYVRDDLEDAVLEASDGGVDVILDHRLDDYLQFDADVAAKNARVVGIGENSPDPAFSNDGTARSKDVTYTFMSMFNAPDLRVPLRGTAHLMDAGELSIELARRYDLDEAGEAQRAVMEDSVFGKLVIEP, encoded by the coding sequence ATGCGAGCTGTCCACCTACACGAACAAGGCGATCCTGACGTACTGCAGGTCGAAAATATCGATCGACCGGAGCCGGCAGACGACGAGATCCTGGTCGAGGTGGCTGCCGCGGGCGTCAACCCCGTCGACACCTACTTCCGAGACGGTTCTTACGAACCCGCTGAGGTTCCCTTTACACCTGGCGTCGACCTCGCCGGTGTCGTCGCGGAAACCGGAGAGAGCGTAACGGAGTTCGACGACGGCGATCGAGTCTACGGAACCGGTATCGGAAACGGAACCTTTCAGGGAGCGTACGCCGAGTACGCGACGGTTCCGGTCGATCGTGTCGTCTCACTCCCCGACGGAGTCGACCTCGTCGATGCGGGTGCGGCCGGCGTCGCAGCCGTTACCGCCTGGCGTGCACTCATCGACCACGGCGACCTCGAGCCGGCCGAGTACTGTCTCGTCCACGGCGGTTCGGGAGGCGTCGGCCACGCCGCCGTCCAGATCGGTGCCGCGGTCAGCGCTCGAGTCATCACGACGGCTGCACCGGAGTACCACGACGAGCTTCGGAACCTCGGCGCAACGGCGGTCCTCGATTACGTGCGCGACGATCTCGAGGACGCGGTTCTCGAGGCGAGCGACGGCGGCGTCGACGTAATCCTCGACCATCGTCTCGACGACTACCTGCAGTTCGATGCGGACGTCGCCGCCAAGAACGCTCGCGTCGTCGGCATCGGTGAGAACAGTCCGGACCCGGCGTTTTCGAACGACGGGACCGCTCGCTCGAAGGACGTTACCTACACATTTATGAGCATGTTCAACGCGCCCGATCTGCGCGTGCCGCTCCGTGGGACCGCCCACCTCATGGACGCCGGTGAGCTGTCGATCGAACTGGCCCGACGCTACGACCTGGACGAAGCCGGGGAGGCACAGCGAGCGGTGATGGAAGACAGCGTCTTTGGAAAACTAGTTATCGAGCCCTGA
- a CDS encoding pentapeptide repeat-containing protein codes for MQFDRFSPNSKACASRRKLLERLGAIGTAGAITGLAGCLARGDRETRACNGYTIEPEADLAGADLSGCELRGADFTEADLSDADLSGANLREANFFLADLSGADLSDADIRDADILVSELAAAELSGTDFSGADLPGRDFSNDDLSGVILADGTLSSSDLSDADLSDAELSGVDLSEALLTGTDLSGADLSGTILEDATIENVTLTGTIASGVALPEIDLSGEDLSNTDFSGTDLSGADLSQTTLSGADLSNSDLTTADLTGADLRDATLENANLSGATISDVNFDGATWRDGSECDPSCF; via the coding sequence ATGCAATTCGATCGCTTCAGTCCGAATTCGAAAGCGTGTGCGTCCAGACGAAAGCTACTCGAGCGTCTCGGTGCGATCGGGACGGCCGGAGCGATCACAGGGCTCGCAGGCTGTCTGGCACGCGGGGACCGTGAAACGAGAGCGTGTAACGGCTACACGATCGAGCCGGAAGCCGATCTCGCTGGCGCTGACCTGAGCGGGTGTGAACTCCGCGGTGCGGACTTTACCGAAGCCGACCTCTCGGACGCGGATCTCTCCGGCGCGAATCTCAGGGAAGCGAACTTCTTCCTCGCGGATCTCTCGGGTGCGGATCTCTCTGATGCGGATATCAGGGACGCGGACATTCTGGTCAGCGAACTCGCCGCAGCGGAGCTTTCGGGAACCGATTTTTCGGGGGCCGACCTTCCCGGTCGAGACTTCTCGAACGACGACCTCTCCGGAGTCATCCTCGCTGACGGAACTCTCTCGTCGTCGGACCTTTCGGATGCGGACCTGTCGGACGCCGAACTCTCCGGCGTCGACCTCTCCGAGGCGCTTCTCACCGGGACGGACCTCAGCGGAGCCGATCTCTCCGGGACGATACTCGAGGACGCAACCATCGAAAACGTCACTCTGACCGGGACGATCGCGAGCGGTGTGGCGCTTCCGGAGATCGATCTCTCCGGCGAAGATCTCTCGAACACCGATTTCTCCGGGACCGATCTCTCGGGTGCGGATCTCTCCCAAACGACGCTCTCGGGTGCGGATCTCTCGAACTCGGACCTCACGACCGCCGATCTAACCGGTGCCGATCTGAGAGATGCAACGCTCGAAAACGCGAACTTGAGCGGGGCGACGATTTCCGACGTGAACTTCGATGGTGCGACGTGGCGGGACGGCTCGGAGTGCGACCCGAGTTGCTTTTGA
- a CDS encoding UbiA family prenyltransferase: MSLVRHGSGLEANVRAFWSQVHPVFMLPPLAASLFGALLATTIDPTLAAVHVTAMFAAVYTAHVKDGYVDFHVRDEDDDHPLTVGGCRIGIAASTTIFVGCCLLLVVLANPLAVGLTVPTWLIAFFHAPQLDTNPLTATTGYPIGIALAILGGYATQTGTLSAVVVGFALVFLFLLSGIKVIDDAQDYEYDRSIAKRTVAVVVGPRRAYSIAYGLILTALFGVAALAVVRVFPPGAVLAALAFAAVAVVARQADPEIATMLLIRGSYVFLAVLVAAVWFEPLAALG, encoded by the coding sequence ATGTCCCTGGTTCGACATGGCTCGGGCCTCGAGGCGAACGTACGGGCGTTCTGGTCCCAGGTCCACCCCGTTTTTATGCTGCCCCCACTTGCCGCGTCGCTGTTCGGGGCGCTCCTCGCAACCACTATCGATCCGACGCTCGCCGCTGTTCACGTCACCGCGATGTTCGCCGCGGTCTATACGGCACACGTCAAGGACGGATACGTCGACTTCCACGTCAGGGACGAAGACGACGATCATCCGCTCACGGTGGGCGGGTGTCGGATCGGGATCGCAGCTTCGACGACGATCTTCGTCGGCTGTTGTCTCCTCCTCGTCGTTCTCGCAAACCCGTTGGCAGTTGGACTCACCGTTCCGACGTGGCTGATCGCGTTCTTTCACGCCCCCCAGCTCGATACCAACCCGCTCACTGCGACGACGGGATACCCGATCGGAATCGCGCTCGCGATTCTCGGCGGCTACGCGACTCAGACCGGGACGCTTTCGGCGGTCGTGGTCGGATTCGCCCTCGTCTTTCTGTTCTTGCTTTCCGGGATCAAGGTGATCGACGACGCCCAGGATTACGAGTACGATCGCTCGATAGCCAAACGGACCGTCGCCGTCGTTGTCGGCCCCCGTCGAGCCTACTCCATCGCGTACGGGCTGATACTGACTGCGCTGTTCGGCGTCGCTGCACTGGCCGTTGTCCGCGTGTTCCCCCCGGGTGCGGTCCTCGCCGCGCTCGCGTTTGCCGCAGTTGCCGTCGTTGCCCGCCAAGCCGATCCGGAGATCGCAACCATGTTGCTCATTCGCGGTTCGTACGTCTTTCTGGCGGTGCTCGTCGCGGCCGTCTGGTTCGAGCCGCTTGCGGCGCTCGGATGA
- a CDS encoding 5-methyltetrahydropteroyltriglutamate--homocysteine methyltransferase: MTEYVSTTPGLFPLPDWAKDDLSDLKGHQKHDLITGDEDDAITAVYEDAREEVLDRQREAGLDRIAEGQLRWDDMLAHPLAVHDSVETEGIVRYYDNNNFYRDPVVTGDLTFSGDVASELETTAELTDGDALQAVLPGPYSLSDLATDEHYGDEAEFLGAVADFLAGEVDAFPDVETLFLLEPSLVENAPDDGQDERASEAIDRVANATDADVVVQPYWGALSEKAYAHLLDADIDAVGFDFVADQDDNVYNIQEYGATDDVSLGLADGQSTLVEDPEAIRDRVDWVFDQIPVSEFETVYLTTNTETFYLPYAKFEEKLAVLAEAAELAEVKAA; encoded by the coding sequence ATGACTGAGTACGTTTCGACCACACCGGGGCTCTTTCCGCTCCCCGACTGGGCGAAAGACGACCTTTCGGATCTCAAGGGCCACCAGAAACACGACCTCATCACTGGGGACGAAGACGACGCGATCACGGCCGTCTACGAGGACGCCCGCGAGGAGGTACTCGACCGACAACGGGAGGCCGGCCTCGATCGAATCGCTGAGGGACAGCTTCGCTGGGACGACATGCTCGCCCACCCGCTCGCCGTCCACGATTCCGTCGAGACGGAGGGAATCGTCCGCTACTACGACAACAACAACTTCTATCGGGACCCGGTCGTTACCGGCGATCTCACGTTCTCCGGCGACGTCGCCTCGGAGCTCGAGACGACCGCCGAGTTGACGGACGGAGACGCTTTGCAGGCGGTTCTTCCGGGGCCCTACTCCCTTTCGGATCTGGCCACCGACGAGCACTACGGCGACGAAGCCGAGTTTCTCGGTGCCGTGGCCGACTTCCTCGCGGGCGAGGTCGATGCGTTCCCCGACGTCGAGACGCTGTTCTTGCTCGAGCCATCGCTCGTCGAGAACGCCCCCGACGACGGTCAGGACGAACGGGCCAGTGAGGCGATCGATCGGGTCGCAAACGCGACCGACGCCGACGTCGTCGTCCAGCCCTACTGGGGCGCACTCTCGGAGAAGGCGTACGCCCACCTGCTCGATGCCGATATCGACGCGGTCGGTTTCGACTTCGTTGCCGACCAGGACGACAACGTCTACAACATCCAGGAGTACGGCGCGACGGACGACGTCTCGCTCGGTCTCGCTGATGGACAGAGCACGCTCGTCGAGGATCCCGAAGCGATCCGGGACCGCGTCGACTGGGTCTTCGATCAGATTCCAGTTTCCGAGTTCGAGACGGTGTACCTGACGACGAACACGGAGACGTTCTACCTACCCTACGCGAAGTTCGAGGAGAAACTCGCCGTCCTCGCAGAAGCCGCGGAGCTCGCGGAGGTGAAAGCAGCATGA
- a CDS encoding methionine synthase, with the protein MTTNENKDQFRPDDHENDHFLLTTVVGSYPKPKWLNRAKELYQDPDHDFDDDDYQEAKDDAARLITNEHERAGLDVVVDGEMRRNEMVEFFAHRIEGYEFNGPVKVWGHNYFDKPSVVSDVEYDESWLVDEYEFTAAATDRPVKVPITGPYTLASWSFNEAYEDDAELAYDLADLVNEEIEKLVEAGARYIQIDEPALATTPDDHAIVGEALEHIVADIPEDVRIGLHVCYGDYSRIYPEILEFPVDEFDLELANGDYDQLDVFKDPEFTKDLALGVTDVHVGEAESVEQIERNILKGLEVVPPEQLVLSPDCGVKLLDREVAYGKMANMVEAARNVEAKLDAGEIDVERGAPTPADD; encoded by the coding sequence ATGACCACGAACGAGAACAAAGACCAGTTCCGACCGGACGATCACGAGAACGATCACTTCCTGCTGACGACCGTCGTCGGCAGCTATCCGAAGCCGAAGTGGCTCAACCGCGCAAAAGAGCTCTACCAGGACCCCGATCACGACTTCGACGATGACGACTATCAGGAAGCCAAAGACGACGCGGCTCGCCTGATCACGAACGAACACGAACGCGCCGGCCTGGACGTCGTCGTCGACGGAGAGATGCGGCGCAACGAGATGGTCGAGTTCTTCGCCCACCGAATCGAGGGCTACGAGTTCAACGGCCCGGTCAAAGTCTGGGGACACAACTACTTCGACAAACCGAGCGTCGTCAGCGACGTCGAGTACGACGAAAGCTGGCTCGTCGACGAGTACGAGTTCACCGCCGCCGCGACCGATCGCCCGGTCAAGGTGCCCATCACGGGACCGTACACGCTCGCGAGCTGGTCGTTCAACGAAGCCTACGAGGACGATGCCGAACTCGCATACGACCTCGCGGACCTCGTCAACGAGGAGATCGAAAAGCTCGTCGAGGCCGGCGCTCGCTACATCCAGATCGACGAACCCGCGCTCGCGACCACGCCGGACGATCACGCCATCGTCGGCGAAGCGCTCGAGCACATCGTCGCGGACATCCCCGAGGACGTCAGGATCGGCCTCCACGTTTGTTACGGCGACTACTCCCGGATCTACCCCGAGATACTCGAGTTCCCCGTCGACGAGTTCGATCTCGAACTCGCCAACGGCGACTACGACCAGCTCGACGTCTTCAAAGACCCCGAGTTCACGAAAGACCTCGCGCTCGGCGTCACCGACGTCCACGTCGGCGAGGCCGAATCGGTCGAGCAGATCGAGCGAAACATCCTGAAAGGACTCGAGGTCGTCCCGCCGGAACAGCTGGTTCTCTCGCCGGACTGTGGCGTCAAGCTCCTGGACCGCGAGGTCGCCTACGGCAAGATGGCGAACATGGTCGAGGCCGCCCGCAACGTCGAGGCGAAACTCGACGCCGGCGAAATCGACGTCGAGCGCGGTGCGCCGACGCCGGCCGACGACTGA